From Aquabacter sp. L1I39, the proteins below share one genomic window:
- the rpsH gene encoding 30S ribosomal protein S8: protein MSINDPIGDLITRIRNAQLRRKDKTQSPGSRLRASLLDVLRDEGYIRGYTTTDHGNGRTEFEIELKYFDGAPVIREISRVSKPGRRVYASVKNLPRVANGLGIAVVSTPQGVMADHEARDKNVGGEVLCTVF from the coding sequence ATGTCCATCAATGATCCCATCGGCGATCTGATCACGCGTATCCGCAACGCGCAGCTGCGTCGCAAGGACAAGACCCAGAGCCCCGGTTCGCGCCTGCGCGCCAGCCTGCTCGATGTCCTCCGCGACGAAGGCTACATCCGTGGCTATACCACCACGGACCACGGCAATGGCCGCACCGAGTTCGAGATCGAGCTCAAGTATTTCGACGGCGCCCCGGTGATCCGCGAGATCTCCCGCGTGTCGAAGCCCGGCCGTCGCGTCTATGCGTCGGTCAAGAACCTGCCCCGCGTCGCCAACGGTCTCGGCATCGCTGTCGTCTCCACGCCCCAGGGCGTGATGGCCGACCACGAAGCCCGCGACAAGAATGTTGGCGGCGAAGTGCTCTGCACTGTGTTCTGA
- the rplF gene encoding 50S ribosomal protein L6 — protein MSKIGKHPVAVPAGVTANVEGQTVKVKGPKGALEVTLVEEVGVELANSELKVAMRGDTQRHKSMWGMSRTLVANLVEGVTKGFERKLEITGVGYKAAIAGKNLQLSLGYSHDVIYPIPEGIQIVTPKPTEILVSGVDKQKVGQVAAEIREFRGPEPYKGKGVKYAGEFIFRKEGKKK, from the coding sequence ATGTCGAAGATCGGCAAGCATCCCGTCGCCGTTCCCGCTGGCGTGACCGCCAATGTGGAAGGCCAGACGGTGAAGGTGAAGGGCCCCAAGGGCGCCCTCGAAGTGACCCTCGTGGAAGAAGTGGGCGTCGAGCTCGCCAATTCCGAGTTGAAGGTCGCCATGCGTGGTGACACGCAGCGTCACAAGTCCATGTGGGGCATGTCCCGCACTTTGGTGGCCAACCTGGTGGAAGGCGTGACCAAAGGCTTCGAGCGGAAGCTGGAAATCACCGGCGTCGGCTACAAGGCCGCCATCGCCGGGAAGAACCTGCAGCTGTCCCTCGGCTACAGCCACGACGTGATCTATCCGATCCCGGAAGGGATCCAGATCGTGACCCCGAAGCCCACCGAGATCCTGGTGTCGGGCGTGGACAAGCAGAAGGTTGGCCAGGTCGCCGCCGAGATCCGCGAGTTCCGTGGCCCCGAGCCCTATAAGGGCAAGGGCGTCAAGTATGCTGGCGAATTCATCTTCCGCAAGGAAGGCAAGAAGAAGTGA
- the rplR gene encoding 50S ribosomal protein L18 has protein sequence MARDIEALERRKAKVRRALRVAANGRPRLSVHRTSKHIYAQVIDDAKGETVASASSLEKDLRSSLKTGADTDAAKAIGKLVAERAAEKGVTAVVFDRGAYIYHGRVKALAEGAREGGLQF, from the coding sequence ATGGCTCGTGACATTGAGGCGCTTGAGCGCCGTAAAGCCAAGGTGCGTCGCGCGCTCCGCGTCGCCGCGAACGGGCGTCCCCGCCTGTCCGTGCACCGCACCTCGAAGCATATCTACGCGCAGGTCATTGACGATGCGAAGGGCGAGACCGTTGCGTCCGCTTCCAGCCTCGAGAAGGACCTGCGGTCCTCGCTGAAGACCGGGGCCGACACCGATGCCGCCAAGGCCATCGGCAAGCTGGTCGCGGAGCGGGCCGCCGAGAAGGGCGTGACTGCGGTCGTCTTCGACCGTGGCGCTTACATCTATCATGGGCGCGTCAAGGCGCTCGCTGAGGGCGCCCGCGAAGGCGGCCTTCAGTTCTGA
- the rpsE gene encoding 30S ribosomal protein S5 yields MAREREHRAEREDRDNTFVDKLVHINRVAKVVKGGRRFGFAALVVVGDQKGRVGFGHGKAREVPEAIRKATESAKRALIRVPLREGRTLHHDVHGHHGAGKVVLRAAPAGTGIIAGGPMRAVFETLGMHDVVAKSFGSSNPYNMVRATFDALKNQDSPRSVASRRGLKVSQLQSRRRVEDAEATD; encoded by the coding sequence ATGGCCCGTGAAAGGGAACACCGCGCTGAGCGCGAGGATCGCGACAACACGTTCGTGGACAAGCTGGTCCACATCAACCGTGTCGCGAAGGTGGTGAAGGGCGGCCGTCGCTTCGGCTTCGCTGCCCTGGTGGTGGTCGGTGACCAGAAGGGCCGCGTGGGCTTCGGCCACGGCAAGGCCCGTGAGGTTCCGGAAGCCATCCGCAAGGCAACCGAGAGCGCCAAGCGCGCCCTCATCCGCGTGCCGCTGCGCGAAGGCCGCACCCTGCACCACGACGTGCATGGTCACCACGGCGCCGGCAAGGTGGTGCTCCGCGCCGCCCCGGCCGGTACCGGCATCATCGCCGGCGGCCCCATGCGCGCCGTCTTCGAGACGCTCGGCATGCATGACGTGGTCGCCAAGTCGTTCGGGTCCTCCAACCCGTACAACATGGTGCGCGCCACGTTCGATGCCCTGAAGAACCAGGACAGCCCGCGCTCCGTGGCCTCGCGCCGCGGTCTCAAGGTGTCGCAGCTCCAGTCCCGCCGCCGCGTCGAAGACGCGGAAGCGACCGACTGA
- the rpmD gene encoding 50S ribosomal protein L30 yields the protein MANATEGKTVTVEQIGSPIRRPADQEATLVGLGLNKRHRRSTLKDTPAVRGMIAKVAHLVRVVD from the coding sequence ATGGCGAACGCGACTGAAGGAAAAACCGTCACCGTCGAGCAGATCGGGTCGCCGATCCGCCGTCCGGCTGACCAGGAAGCAACCCTCGTGGGCCTCGGGCTGAACAAGCGTCATCGCCGTTCGACCCTTAAGGACACCCCGGCGGTGCGCGGGATGATCGCGAAGGTCGCTCATCTCGTCCGCGTCGTGGACTGA
- the rplO gene encoding 50S ribosomal protein L15 has protein sequence MKLDEIRDNPGARKSRIRVGRGIGSGKGKTGGRGVKGQKARTGVAIKGFEGGQMPLHRRLPKRGFHNIFRLDFAEVTLGRIQSAIDAGKLDVSAPVNGAALVAAGVLRREKDGVRLLGTGELTAKVTVEVAYATKSATEAVEKAGGSVTILAPKAAAAE, from the coding sequence ATGAAGCTCGACGAGATCAGGGACAATCCCGGGGCGCGCAAGTCGCGCATCCGGGTCGGCCGCGGCATCGGCTCTGGCAAGGGCAAGACCGGCGGCCGTGGCGTGAAGGGTCAGAAGGCCCGCACCGGCGTTGCCATCAAGGGCTTCGAAGGTGGTCAGATGCCGTTGCATCGGCGCCTGCCGAAGCGTGGCTTCCACAACATCTTCCGCCTCGACTTCGCCGAGGTGACCCTGGGCCGCATCCAGTCCGCCATTGACGCGGGCAAGCTGGATGTGTCGGCTCCGGTCAACGGCGCGGCGCTCGTCGCCGCTGGCGTGCTGCGCCGCGAGAAGGATGGCGTCCGCCTCCTCGGCACCGGCGAGCTGACCGCCAAGGTGACCGTGGAAGTGGCCTATGCCACCAAGTCTGCCACCGAAGCGGTGGAAAAGGCGGGCGGCTCGGTGACCATTCTCGCCCCCAAGGCCGCTGCGGCCGAGTGA
- the secY gene encoding preprotein translocase subunit SecY, with translation MVSAAEQLAANLNFGALGKAEELKKRIWFTLGALLVYRLGTYIPLPGINPDALQDVFRNAQQGIIGLFNMFSGGAVQRMAIFALNIMPYISASIIVQLLTTVSPTLEALKKEGEAGRKQINQYTRYLTVILALFQAYGIAVGLESSGTVVTDPGWFFRITTVITLTGGTMFLMWLGEQITSRGIGNGTSLIIFAGIVAELPGAFIRTLELGRQGAISTPLILAVLLMAIVIIAFIVFMERAQRRLLIQYPKRQVGNRLYEGQSSHLPLKLNTSGVIPPIFASSLLLIPATIASFTQGAGPEWFNTVTRLLGHGQPLYMVLYVALIVFFCFFYTAIVFNPVETADNLKKHGGFIPGIRPGERTAEYIDYVLTRITVVGAAYIAAVCLFPELLISYAAVPFYFGGTSLLIVVSVTMDTVAQIQGHLLAHQYEGLVKKAKLRGGRRK, from the coding sequence ATGGTCTCGGCGGCGGAACAACTCGCGGCGAACCTGAACTTCGGCGCTCTCGGCAAGGCCGAGGAGCTCAAGAAGCGTATTTGGTTCACTCTCGGCGCCCTTCTGGTCTACCGGCTCGGGACCTATATCCCGCTCCCGGGGATCAATCCCGATGCGCTGCAGGATGTGTTCCGCAACGCCCAGCAGGGAATCATCGGCCTCTTCAACATGTTCTCGGGTGGTGCCGTGCAGCGCATGGCCATCTTCGCCCTGAACATCATGCCCTACATCTCGGCCTCCATCATCGTTCAGCTCCTGACCACCGTGTCGCCCACGCTGGAAGCGCTGAAGAAGGAAGGCGAGGCGGGCCGCAAGCAGATCAACCAGTACACCCGCTACCTGACCGTCATCCTGGCGCTGTTCCAGGCCTATGGCATTGCCGTGGGCCTTGAGAGCTCGGGCACGGTGGTGACCGATCCGGGCTGGTTCTTCCGCATCACCACGGTCATCACGCTGACCGGCGGCACCATGTTCCTGATGTGGCTGGGCGAGCAGATCACCTCGCGCGGCATCGGCAACGGCACCTCGCTCATCATCTTCGCTGGCATCGTGGCCGAGCTGCCGGGCGCCTTCATCCGCACCCTGGAACTGGGTCGCCAAGGCGCCATTTCCACGCCGCTGATTCTGGCGGTGCTGCTGATGGCCATCGTCATCATCGCCTTCATCGTGTTCATGGAGCGGGCCCAGCGCCGGCTGCTGATCCAGTATCCCAAGCGCCAGGTGGGCAATCGGCTCTATGAGGGCCAGTCCTCGCATCTGCCGCTGAAGCTGAACACCTCGGGCGTCATTCCGCCCATCTTCGCCTCCTCGCTCCTGCTGATTCCGGCGACCATCGCGTCTTTCACCCAGGGTGCGGGGCCGGAATGGTTCAACACGGTCACCCGGCTGCTGGGCCACGGCCAGCCGCTCTACATGGTGCTCTATGTGGCGCTGATCGTGTTCTTCTGCTTCTTCTACACCGCCATCGTGTTCAATCCGGTGGAGACGGCGGACAACCTGAAGAAGCATGGCGGCTTCATCCCCGGCATCCGGCCGGGCGAGCGGACCGCTGAATATATCGACTATGTGCTGACCCGAATCACGGTTGTCGGTGCGGCTTACATTGCGGCAGTATGTCTCTTCCCCGAACTGCTGATTTCGTACGCCGCCGTTCCGTTCTATTTCGGAGGAACGTCGTTGCTGATCGTGGTCAGCGTGACGATGGACACCGTGGCGCAAATTCAAGGACACCTGCTGGCGCACCAGTACGAAGGGCTGGTGAAGAAAGCCAAGCTGCGTGGGGGGAGACGGAAATGA
- a CDS encoding adenylate kinase, whose translation MRLILLGPPGAGKGTQAQRLVSRHGIVQLSTGDMLRAAVAAGTPIGLKAKAVMESGGLVSDDIVIGIIADRLDEADAKNGFILDGFPRTVAQAEALDTMLAQKGLKLDAVIELVVDQGALVNRILTRAEEARSRGEPVRKDDDPEVFKTRLEAYNRDTAIVAPYYKARGQLQQIDGMKPIDDVTQAISQILEVA comes from the coding sequence ATGAGGCTGATTCTGCTGGGCCCGCCCGGGGCCGGCAAGGGAACCCAGGCCCAGCGGCTGGTGAGTCGCCATGGCATCGTGCAGTTGTCCACCGGTGACATGCTGCGCGCGGCGGTGGCCGCCGGCACGCCCATCGGGCTGAAGGCGAAAGCGGTGATGGAATCCGGCGGTCTCGTCTCCGACGACATCGTCATCGGTATTATCGCCGACCGTCTGGACGAGGCCGACGCCAAGAACGGCTTCATCCTGGACGGCTTCCCGCGCACGGTGGCCCAGGCCGAGGCGCTGGACACCATGTTGGCGCAGAAGGGCCTCAAGCTCGATGCGGTCATCGAGCTGGTGGTGGACCAGGGCGCTCTGGTGAATCGCATCCTGACCCGGGCCGAAGAGGCGCGGTCTCGCGGCGAGCCGGTTCGCAAGGATGACGACCCGGAGGTCTTCAAGACCCGTCTTGAGGCCTATAATCGGGATACGGCCATCGTCGCCCCTTATTACAAGGCGCGCGGCCAGCTCCAGCAGATCGATGGCATGAAGCCCATTGATGACGTCACCCAGGCCATTTCCCAGATCCTGGAAGTGGCTTGA
- the rpsM gene encoding 30S ribosomal protein S13, producing MARIAGVNIPTNKRVIIALQYIHGIGAKKAEEIVEKVGIPAERRVNQLTDQEVLQIRETIDRDYIVEGDLRREVAMNIKRLMDLGCYRGLRHRRGLPVRGQRTHTNARTRKGPAKPIAGKKK from the coding sequence GTGGCTCGTATCGCTGGCGTTAATATCCCCACCAACAAGCGCGTCATCATTGCGCTGCAGTACATTCACGGCATCGGCGCCAAGAAGGCCGAAGAGATCGTCGAGAAGGTGGGTATCCCCGCCGAGCGTCGCGTGAACCAGCTGACCGATCAGGAAGTGCTGCAGATCCGCGAGACCATTGACCGCGACTATATCGTGGAAGGCGATTTGCGCCGCGAAGTGGCGATGAACATCAAGCGCCTGATGGACCTGGGCTGCTATCGCGGCCTGCGTCATCGTCGTGGTCTGCCGGTGCGCGGCCAGCGCACGCACACCAACGCCCGCACCCGCAAGGGTCCGGCGAAGCCGATCGCCGGCAAGAAGAAGTGA
- the rpsK gene encoding 30S ribosomal protein S11: MAKEATRVKRRERKNIASGVAHVNASFNNTMITITDAQGNTISWSSAGAMGFKGSRKSTPYAAQVAAEDAARKAAEHGMRTLEVEVSGPGSGRESALRALQAAGFLVTSIRDVTPIPHNGCRPRKRRRV, encoded by the coding sequence ATGGCCAAGGAAGCTACCCGCGTTAAGCGTCGCGAGCGCAAGAATATCGCCTCCGGCGTGGCGCATGTGAACGCCTCGTTCAACAACACCATGATCACCATCACCGACGCCCAGGGCAACACCATCTCCTGGTCCTCCGCCGGTGCCATGGGCTTCAAGGGTTCGCGCAAGTCCACCCCGTACGCCGCCCAGGTGGCGGCCGAGGATGCGGCCCGCAAGGCGGCTGAGCACGGCATGCGCACCCTGGAAGTGGAAGTGTCGGGTCCCGGTTCGGGACGTGAGTCGGCGCTGCGCGCCCTCCAGGCGGCTGGCTTCCTCGTGACCTCCATCCGCGACGTCACCCCCATCCCGCACAATGGCTGCCGGCCGCGCAAGCGCCGGCGCGTCTGA
- a CDS encoding DNA-directed RNA polymerase subunit alpha translates to MTQVIQKNWQELIKPEKLQVSAGSDPKRLATVVAEPLERGFGMTLGNALRRILLSSLQGAAVTSVHIDGVLHEFSSIPGVREDVTDLILNIKEVAIRMQGDGPKRLVAKKTGPGVLTAGDIQTVGDIQILNPNLPLCTLDEGAELRIEFTVNTGKGYVPADRNRPEDAPIGLIPIDSLYSPVRKVSYKVENTREGQILDYDKLTMQIETDGSITAEDALAYAARILQDQLEIFVNFEEPKRESETSAIQELPFNPALLKKVDELELSVRSANCLKNDNIVYIGDLIQKSETEMLRTPNFGRKSLNEIKEVLASMGLHLGMEVPGWPPENIEELAKRFEDHY, encoded by the coding sequence GTGACGCAAGTGATTCAGAAGAACTGGCAAGAACTCATCAAGCCCGAGAAGCTGCAGGTTTCCGCGGGCAGCGATCCCAAGCGCCTCGCGACCGTCGTCGCCGAGCCGCTGGAGCGTGGCTTCGGCATGACGCTGGGCAATGCCCTGCGCCGCATCCTGCTGTCGTCCCTCCAGGGCGCGGCTGTGACGTCGGTGCACATCGACGGCGTGCTGCATGAGTTCTCTTCCATCCCCGGCGTCCGCGAGGACGTGACGGACCTCATCCTCAACATCAAGGAAGTCGCCATCCGCATGCAGGGTGACGGTCCCAAGCGCCTCGTGGCGAAGAAGACCGGGCCGGGCGTGCTGACCGCGGGCGACATCCAGACCGTTGGCGACATCCAGATCCTCAACCCCAACCTGCCCTTGTGCACGCTGGACGAGGGAGCTGAGCTGCGGATCGAGTTCACCGTCAATACCGGCAAGGGCTATGTGCCCGCCGACCGCAACCGGCCCGAAGATGCTCCGATCGGCCTCATCCCGATCGACAGCCTCTATTCGCCGGTGCGCAAGGTCTCCTACAAGGTCGAGAACACCCGCGAGGGCCAGATTCTCGACTATGACAAGCTGACCATGCAGATCGAGACCGATGGCTCGATCACGGCGGAAGATGCGCTCGCTTATGCGGCCCGCATCCTTCAGGACCAGCTCGAAATCTTCGTGAATTTCGAGGAGCCCAAGCGCGAGAGCGAGACCTCGGCCATCCAGGAGCTGCCCTTCAACCCGGCGCTTCTGAAGAAGGTGGACGAGCTGGAGCTGTCGGTGCGTTCGGCCAACTGCCTGAAGAACGACAACATCGTCTATATCGGCGACCTGATCCAGAAGAGCGAGACGGAGATGCTCCGCACGCCGAATTTCGGCCGCAAGTCGCTCAACGAGATCAAGGAAGTGCTGGCCTCCATGGGCCTGCATCTGGGCATGGAAGTGCCCGGCTGGCCGCCGGAAAACATCGAAGAGCTCGCGAAGCGCTTCGAGGACCATTACTGA
- the rplQ gene encoding 50S ribosomal protein L17: MRHGKVHRKFNRTWEHRKAMFSNLAGALITHEQIVTTLPKAKDLRPVVEKLVTLARRGDLHARRQAIAELRDIEVVKKLFDVLAPRYKGRPGGYLRIVKAGFRYGDSTPVAVIEFVDRDVEAKGAADRARTAAEAEAAAA; this comes from the coding sequence ATGCGTCACGGCAAGGTTCATCGCAAGTTCAACCGCACCTGGGAACACCGCAAGGCGATGTTCTCCAATTTGGCCGGTGCGCTCATCACCCATGAGCAGATCGTCACCACTCTGCCCAAGGCGAAGGACCTTCGCCCTGTGGTGGAGAAGCTCGTCACCCTCGCCCGTCGCGGCGACCTCCATGCCCGCCGCCAGGCCATTGCCGAACTGCGCGACATCGAGGTGGTGAAGAAGCTCTTCGACGTGCTGGCGCCCCGCTACAAGGGCCGCCCCGGCGGCTACCTGCGCATCGTCAAGGCGGGCTTCCGCTATGGCGATTCCACCCCGGTGGCGGTCATCGAGTTCGTCGACCGCGATGTGGAAGCCAAGGGCGCCGCTGACCGCGCCCGCACCGCAGCCGAGGCTGAGGCTGCTGCGGCCTGA
- a CDS encoding DegQ family serine endoprotease: MGERFLRPAILLLAAVLAVPGPALAQSTVAPAQRQVPASEDAIRLSFAPVVKRTAPAVVNVYALKNVQRVNPFMDDPFFRRFFGGGGPGGPGFGGPERMQRSLGSGVIVDPSGIVVTNHHVVQGADQIRIALADKREFDADVVLSDQRTDLAVLRLKAGKETFPSIDLGNSDSLEVGDLVLAIGDPFGVGQTVTQGIVSALARTQVGVSDYQFFIQTDAAINPGNSGGALVDMAGRVVGINTAIYSRSGGSHGIGFAIPANMVRVVVESAKAGGTAVRRPWLGARLQAVSPEIAESLGLPRPTGVLVQTVAPDSPAAKAGVKVGDLILTVDGQAVDDPQSLNYRFATRPMGSKSLFRINRQGKESELAVAVEPAPETVAREELVLRGRTPFAGAKVVNVSPAVAEELRIADGEGVVVAEVTENSPADAAGFRPGDVIIEVNGTRINRTKDLEQATKTPQRGWRVTVSRGGRTITAMLPG; the protein is encoded by the coding sequence ATGGGTGAGCGTTTCCTTCGTCCGGCGATCCTGCTGCTGGCCGCTGTGCTTGCGGTGCCGGGACCGGCCTTGGCCCAGTCGACGGTGGCACCGGCGCAGCGCCAGGTACCCGCCTCGGAAGACGCCATCCGGCTGTCCTTCGCCCCCGTGGTGAAGCGCACGGCGCCGGCCGTGGTCAACGTCTACGCGCTGAAGAATGTCCAGCGCGTCAACCCGTTCATGGACGATCCCTTCTTCCGCCGCTTCTTCGGTGGCGGCGGGCCGGGCGGGCCGGGGTTCGGCGGGCCGGAGCGCATGCAGCGCTCGCTCGGTTCGGGCGTGATCGTCGATCCCTCGGGCATTGTGGTCACAAACCATCACGTGGTGCAGGGCGCCGACCAGATCCGCATCGCGCTCGCAGACAAGCGCGAGTTCGACGCCGACGTGGTGCTGAGTGACCAGCGCACCGATCTTGCCGTGCTGCGCCTGAAGGCGGGCAAGGAAACCTTCCCTAGCATTGACCTCGGCAATTCCGATAGTCTGGAAGTGGGCGACCTGGTGCTCGCCATCGGCGACCCCTTTGGCGTCGGGCAGACCGTGACGCAGGGCATCGTCTCGGCGCTGGCGCGCACCCAGGTGGGCGTGTCCGACTACCAGTTCTTCATTCAGACGGACGCGGCCATCAATCCTGGCAATTCGGGCGGGGCGCTGGTGGACATGGCCGGGCGGGTGGTGGGCATCAACACCGCCATCTATTCGCGCTCCGGCGGCTCCCACGGCATCGGTTTCGCCATTCCCGCAAATATGGTGCGGGTGGTGGTGGAATCGGCGAAGGCGGGGGGCACGGCGGTGCGCCGTCCCTGGCTCGGCGCGCGCCTCCAAGCGGTGAGCCCGGAAATCGCCGAGAGCTTGGGCCTTCCCCGTCCGACCGGGGTTCTGGTGCAGACGGTGGCTCCCGACAGTCCCGCGGCGAAGGCTGGGGTGAAGGTGGGCGACCTGATCCTCACCGTGGACGGGCAGGCGGTGGATGACCCGCAAAGCCTGAACTATCGTTTTGCCACCCGGCCCATGGGGAGCAAGTCGCTCTTCCGCATCAACCGACAGGGCAAGGAAAGCGAACTTGCCGTTGCCGTGGAGCCGGCGCCTGAGACGGTGGCGCGGGAGGAACTGGTGCTGCGGGGCCGCACGCCCTTTGCCGGGGCCAAGGTGGTGAATGTTTCCCCGGCGGTCGCTGAGGAATTGCGCATCGCTGACGGCGAAGGCGTGGTGGTGGCCGAGGTGACGGAAAACTCGCCCGCCGATGCCGCCGGCTTCCGGCCGGGCGATGTGATCATCGAAGTCAACGGAACCCGTATCAACCGCACCAAGGATCTCGAGCAAGCCACCAAGACACCCCAGCGCGGCTGGCGCGTGACGGTGAGCCGGGGCGGCCGGACCATCACCGCCATGCTTCCGGGCTGA
- a CDS encoding replication-associated recombination protein A, which translates to MSNLFEAAGLEEGAPRPLADRLRPQKLDEVVGQDHLLGPDGAISRMLASGSLGSLILWGPPGTGKTTVARLVARQSRLHFEQISAIFSGVADLKKLFEQARHRHVHGQGTLLFVDEIHRFNRAQQDGFLPVMEDGTVVLVGATTENPSFELNAALLSRARVLTFRSLDEAAVGRLLARAEEVEGRPLPLDEEARGVLIRMADGDGRASLTLAEEVWRAARPGEVFTAAELQDIVQRRAPIYDKSEDGHYNLISALHKSVRGSDPDAALYYLARMIDAGEDPLFLARRLVRMAVEDIGLADPQALPVANAAKDAYDFLGSPEGELALAQAAVYLATAPKSNAVYTAWKQALKVAKEGGSLVPPKHILNAPTRLMKQEGYGTGYRYDHDEPDAFSGQDYFPEKLGRQTFFKPVERGFERDLRKRLDYWAKLRAERGGR; encoded by the coding sequence ATGTCCAATCTGTTCGAGGCCGCAGGTCTGGAGGAGGGGGCTCCCCGCCCCCTCGCGGATCGCCTGCGTCCTCAGAAGCTGGACGAGGTGGTGGGGCAGGACCATCTGCTCGGTCCCGACGGCGCCATTTCCCGCATGCTGGCGTCCGGCTCGCTCGGCTCGCTCATCCTGTGGGGGCCGCCGGGCACCGGCAAGACCACGGTGGCGCGGCTGGTGGCGCGGCAGAGCCGGCTGCATTTCGAGCAGATCTCGGCCATCTTTTCCGGCGTCGCGGACCTGAAAAAGCTGTTCGAGCAGGCGCGCCATCGCCATGTCCATGGCCAGGGCACCTTGCTGTTCGTGGACGAGATCCACCGCTTCAACCGCGCCCAGCAGGACGGGTTTTTGCCCGTCATGGAGGACGGCACCGTCGTTCTCGTCGGCGCCACCACCGAGAACCCGTCCTTCGAGCTGAATGCGGCGTTGCTCTCCCGCGCGCGGGTGCTGACGTTTCGCTCCCTGGATGAGGCCGCCGTGGGGCGGCTTCTGGCGCGGGCGGAGGAGGTGGAGGGCCGCCCTCTGCCGCTGGATGAGGAGGCCCGCGGCGTGCTCATCCGCATGGCGGATGGGGATGGCCGCGCGAGTCTGACACTGGCGGAGGAAGTCTGGCGCGCCGCCCGGCCCGGCGAAGTCTTCACCGCCGCCGAACTGCAGGACATCGTCCAGCGGCGCGCGCCCATCTACGACAAGAGCGAGGATGGGCACTACAATCTCATCTCCGCGCTCCATAAGTCCGTGCGGGGCTCGGACCCGGATGCGGCGCTCTATTATCTCGCCCGCATGATCGATGCGGGGGAGGATCCGCTCTTCCTCGCCCGCCGGCTGGTGCGCATGGCGGTGGAGGATATCGGCTTGGCGGACCCGCAGGCGCTTCCCGTCGCCAATGCGGCCAAGGATGCCTATGATTTTCTCGGCTCGCCGGAGGGCGAATTGGCGCTGGCCCAGGCCGCCGTCTATCTAGCTACCGCGCCGAAATCCAATGCGGTCTATACCGCCTGGAAGCAGGCGCTGAAGGTGGCCAAGGAGGGCGGCTCGCTGGTGCCGCCCAAGCATATCCTGAACGCCCCGACCCGACTCATGAAGCAGGAAGGCTACGGCACCGGCTATCGCTACGACCATGACGAGCCGGACGCCTTTTCCGGCCAGGATTATTTCCCGGAGAAGCTGGGCCGGCAGACCTTCTTCAAGCCCGTGGAGCGGGGCTTCGAGCGCGATTTGCGCAAGCGCCTGGACTATTGGGCGAAGCTCCGGGCAGAGCGGGGCGGCCGCTGA
- the crcB gene encoding fluoride efflux transporter CrcB gives MQAAVIVFLGAGMGGVLRHLMNLLGVRLFGMGGFPFTTMIVNVTGCFLMGVATGWFASRFGEGWPQGLRLLLTTGMLGGYTTFSTFSLEFAVLVERGDLGHAVLYAGGSLVLTLTAIFAGLFLMRAIA, from the coding sequence ATGCAGGCGGCGGTGATTGTGTTTCTGGGCGCGGGCATGGGCGGCGTGCTGCGCCACCTGATGAACCTTTTAGGGGTGCGCCTGTTCGGCATGGGCGGCTTTCCCTTCACCACCATGATTGTCAACGTCACCGGCTGCTTTCTCATGGGCGTGGCGACCGGCTGGTTCGCCAGTCGTTTTGGCGAGGGCTGGCCGCAGGGCCTCCGACTCCTGCTGACCACGGGAATGCTCGGCGGCTACACCACCTTTTCCACCTTCTCGCTGGAATTCGCCGTCCTGGTGGAGCGGGGCGACCTGGGCCATGCGGTGCTCTATGCGGGAGGCTCGCTGGTGCTGACCCTCACCGCCATCTTCGCCGGCCTGTTCCTGATGCGCGCCATTGCGTGA